In Candidatus Tanganyikabacteria bacterium, the sequence AGGTGCCGTCGTAGCGGAAGCTGCCGGTGTCGGTGGCGATGGCCAGGTACAGCGCGTTGGCGGAAAGCTCGTCGATCTGCACCCCGAAATGCTCGAAGAGCTTGAAGACGACCTCGCCGGTGGCGGCGTCGTGCGGCAGGATGATGTTGTGGGTGCCGAACGCCTTGTTGGAGATGTGATGGTCCACGACGACCAGGATCCGCGCGGCCGCCACGCGAGCGGTCCAGCGGTCGCCGAAGCGCCCGATCTCGGCGGCGTCGCACGTGGCGATCGCCCAGTCGTCGCCTTCCGGCAAGGTCGTCTCGACTTCCTCGGTGCCCGCGAGAAAGCGCAGGTTGCGCGGCGGCGGATCCGGGCAGAAATGCCGCACCTCGTGGCCGAGCGACCGCAGTAGCTGCTTGAGGGCGATGGCCGAGCCCAGGGTGTCGCCATCCGGGTTCATGTGCGACGCGACCACCCAGCGCGGATGCGTGCGCAAGAGTTCGAGTGCCGGCGCCACCTCGGCCGGCAGGCGGGCGTCGGGGCGCGTCGCCAGGGGGGAAGTCGTCTCG encodes:
- a CDS encoding bifunctional oligoribonuclease/PAP phosphatase NrnA, producing the protein MIETTSPLATRPDARLPAEVAPALELLRTHPRWVVASHMNPDGDTLGSAIALKQLLRSLGHEVRHFCPDPPPRNLRFLAGTEEVETTLPEGDDWAIATCDAAEIGRFGDRWTARVAAARILVVVDHHISNKAFGTHNIILPHDAATGEVVFKLFEHFGVQIDELSANALYLAIATDTGSFRYDGTSPTTHRMAAHLIECGVKPGWINQQIYEQLTRSTVVLQSLALSKLRFDVGGKVAFTAVSQALLAEAGATDEECEGIVERLRAIQGVDTAIFMRELADGRWKVSLRSKGEVDVNALAGHFGGGGHVRAAGCTVAGPPDEAFGAFVARIRETLRS